One region of Vibrio sp. FE10 genomic DNA includes:
- a CDS encoding sensor domain-containing diguanylate cyclase, whose translation MLSVINKLSIKNKLILPIILFVSVAFITIQSINYTVTFEREKDNLIQRVKVLAQGVAYNLQAAILFEDKTSANEILSAFAADKDIVRVKLFDHDNQLFASYQVDNTVIPRPNADELKDIAAQQFAISEDYIYLSVPIWLDDEMIAKLRVTISKQTFAKILTNILKVAVIYLFLLVLLGIVLVTMVQRFIIQPMFELNEAMQAFVERRSEQPKLTAASNDEIGDLVRAFNTMLERLKHRDSQINFTLDKLQEEKSFANEVIETVQHSLLVVDRKGVIVHANAATRDIFKCTEAFLENMSIQELIATKPPGFLQAAINSNIELNDEMIESIDLFQSKQWLQISSRSLSKHGHTLFAIQDVTEIETAMSRQRLAAGVFENSKDGLIVLNSSNVITMVNPAVTQLLGYHADLLVDKTPFEVFSWQQFSSLMPTIRSSLENYGQWQGEVWEQNVSGTLVPMFVKVNRIVSDRKEGDFDMVLTLSDLSNVKEMERLEHLAHHDALTGLANRAQLYKFLDGVVSASHYSNQQFAVLYLDLDGFKRINDTYGHDAGDEILKTVSDRLLSQVRAGDLVARLSGDEFVLIIKQTDKNLIAKLAERLLDLIEQEVNYKQRTLKVGASIGIHLVDGSDKDLDTILKMADEAMYQAKHKGKGQYTFSADNQQY comes from the coding sequence ATGTTGTCTGTCATCAATAAGCTATCCATCAAAAACAAGCTTATCCTGCCGATCATCTTGTTTGTGTCTGTTGCCTTTATCACAATTCAATCTATTAATTACACTGTCACTTTTGAACGCGAGAAAGATAACCTGATACAACGAGTTAAAGTGTTGGCTCAAGGCGTGGCATACAATCTACAAGCCGCGATTTTGTTTGAAGACAAAACCTCCGCAAACGAAATTTTGTCTGCCTTTGCAGCCGATAAGGACATAGTGCGAGTAAAGTTATTTGATCACGACAACCAGTTATTTGCTAGCTATCAGGTGGATAATACCGTCATACCTAGGCCTAATGCTGATGAGCTCAAAGATATTGCCGCTCAGCAGTTTGCGATCTCAGAAGACTATATTTATCTCTCTGTACCCATTTGGCTAGATGATGAAATGATAGCAAAGCTACGCGTCACAATATCCAAACAGACGTTTGCTAAGATCCTGACCAACATTTTAAAAGTCGCGGTGATCTATTTATTTCTGCTCGTACTTCTGGGGATCGTGCTCGTAACCATGGTTCAACGTTTCATTATTCAACCGATGTTTGAGTTAAATGAAGCAATGCAGGCATTTGTTGAGCGTCGTTCAGAGCAACCCAAATTAACAGCCGCAAGTAACGATGAGATTGGCGACTTAGTTCGTGCATTCAATACCATGTTAGAAAGGCTGAAGCATCGTGACAGTCAGATCAATTTCACATTAGATAAACTGCAAGAAGAAAAATCTTTTGCGAACGAAGTCATTGAAACGGTTCAGCATTCACTATTGGTTGTCGATCGAAAAGGGGTCATTGTTCACGCTAATGCTGCTACACGAGACATCTTTAAGTGTACCGAAGCTTTTCTTGAAAACATGTCGATTCAAGAGCTCATCGCGACTAAGCCACCAGGTTTTTTACAAGCCGCTATAAATTCTAATATCGAGCTCAACGACGAAATGATCGAAAGCATTGATCTGTTCCAATCTAAGCAATGGTTACAAATTAGTAGCCGATCGTTATCGAAACATGGCCATACTCTGTTTGCGATACAAGACGTGACCGAGATTGAAACGGCAATGAGCCGTCAACGACTTGCGGCAGGCGTATTTGAGAACAGTAAAGATGGGCTGATCGTGCTCAATTCGTCGAACGTTATTACCATGGTTAACCCAGCGGTCACACAGTTACTTGGTTATCATGCTGACTTGCTGGTGGACAAAACGCCGTTTGAAGTCTTTTCTTGGCAGCAGTTTTCGTCCTTAATGCCGACAATTCGCAGCTCTCTTGAAAACTATGGTCAATGGCAAGGAGAAGTATGGGAGCAAAATGTTTCAGGCACTTTGGTTCCAATGTTCGTCAAAGTAAATCGAATTGTCTCGGATCGTAAAGAAGGCGATTTTGATATGGTGTTAACTTTATCTGATCTCTCTAATGTTAAAGAGATGGAGAGGTTAGAACACTTAGCGCATCATGACGCATTGACCGGTTTAGCGAATCGAGCGCAACTTTATAAGTTCTTAGATGGTGTCGTATCCGCGAGTCATTATTCAAATCAACAGTTTGCGGTACTTTACTTAGATCTTGATGGCTTTAAACGTATAAACGATACCTACGGACACGATGCTGGAGACGAAATACTTAAGACGGTTTCTGACCGCTTGCTTTCGCAAGTAAGAGCAGGGGATTTAGTCGCACGTTTGTCGGGTGACGAATTTGTACTTATTATTAAACAGACCGACAAAAACTTAATCGCCAAGTTAGCGGAGCGTTTGTTGGATCTTATCGAACAAGAAGTGAACTACAAACAGCGAACACTGAAAGTCGGTGCAAGTATAGGAATCCATTTAGTCGATGGATCAGACAAAGATCTCGACACGATTTTAAAAATGGCCGATGAAGCGATGTATCAAGCGAAGCACAAAGGAAAAGGTCAATATACCTTCTCTGCAGACAATCAACAGTACTGA
- a CDS encoding YfiR family protein, giving the protein MSVKRLEQRAEFCQSFAIGTLALILLLTSFGSNATSFSSNEMKAMYLLRIANFIRWDNESQMNSVDFCVIGDKEVSDVLTSFTNGETMRLLPIHVHQTVTTQCDITYFTAADEGFDNSLYSPNMITVSPTPNFTRIGGVVELVTVDKKIKPKINLDNAKRGNYIIGSNLLRIAVVEGN; this is encoded by the coding sequence ATGAGTGTCAAAAGGCTCGAGCAACGTGCCGAATTCTGTCAATCATTTGCAATTGGTACACTTGCGCTGATTTTACTTCTCACTTCTTTTGGTTCGAACGCGACGAGTTTCAGCTCCAATGAAATGAAGGCTATGTATCTGTTAAGAATCGCTAATTTTATTCGTTGGGATAATGAGAGTCAGATGAATAGCGTCGATTTTTGTGTGATTGGGGATAAAGAAGTCAGTGATGTGCTTACCTCATTTACCAATGGCGAAACAATGCGCTTGCTGCCCATTCATGTACACCAAACTGTCACAACACAGTGCGATATCACTTACTTTACTGCTGCTGATGAGGGATTTGATAACAGCTTATATTCGCCCAATATGATTACTGTCAGTCCGACTCCTAACTTTACTCGCATAGGAGGTGTCGTTGAGCTTGTTACTGTTGATAAAAAAATTAAACCCAAGATCAATTTGGACAACGCCAAAAGAGGCAACTACATCATAGGCTCAAATTTGTTACGTATCGCTGTCGTGGAGGGTAATTAA
- a CDS encoding 5-oxoprolinase subunit PxpA, whose protein sequence is MTMKILLNCDMGESFGNWKMGDDESVMEWVDMANIACGFHASDPHVMSKTIKLAEHYHTQIGAHPGYQDLVGFGRRSIPHTIDEISELVCYQVGALQALCRYHHTTVGYVKPHGALYNDMMANTDVFNAVAQAVAEFNIPLMILSSSDNQQYLDIADDHDLPLLFEAFADRAYLNSGQLAPRTLKGSVYVNQDDIYNQVMQIVNYGSVTTLEGERLPIEADTICVHGDNPQSIALIKKIRQDLNAFN, encoded by the coding sequence GTGACAATGAAGATTTTGCTTAATTGCGACATGGGAGAAAGTTTCGGCAATTGGAAGATGGGCGATGATGAATCGGTCATGGAATGGGTCGACATGGCGAATATTGCCTGCGGTTTTCATGCGTCCGATCCCCACGTGATGTCTAAGACTATTAAACTTGCTGAACATTACCATACTCAGATAGGAGCTCATCCCGGCTATCAAGATCTTGTTGGCTTTGGGCGACGTTCAATCCCTCATACTATTGACGAGATCAGCGAATTAGTTTGCTATCAAGTGGGCGCACTGCAAGCCTTGTGTCGTTATCACCATACAACGGTTGGGTATGTGAAGCCTCATGGTGCCCTTTATAACGATATGATGGCAAATACCGATGTGTTTAACGCAGTCGCTCAAGCGGTTGCTGAGTTCAACATCCCTTTAATGATCCTCTCTTCTTCTGATAATCAACAGTATTTAGACATCGCTGATGATCATGATTTGCCTCTACTCTTCGAAGCCTTCGCAGACAGAGCTTATTTAAACAGTGGACAGTTAGCCCCGAGAACTTTAAAAGGTTCGGTCTATGTCAATCAAGATGATATCTATAACCAAGTCATGCAGATCGTCAATTACGGATCAGTCACAACGCTCGAAGGTGAACGACTCCCTATTGAAGCCGACACGATTTGTGTCCATGGCGATAATCCACAATCGATCGCATTGATTAAAAAAATCAGACAAGACCTCAACGCTTTTAATTAA
- a CDS encoding 5-oxoprolinase subunit B family protein: MKMNKIEFNIDPVAECSVLVTLKPTYSSNVTQSVEQSSSADDSRYMAHFSEAIRQHFASVLMNVTPAYHTILVDYLPYRISEQQLVEQLNTLLTQSLSTLANNHSQSNVVELPAYYSKETALDLERYQDKGLSLDSVIAHHTSQTYHVSAIGFIPGFAFMSDVVDELVLPRHATPRLSVPKGSIAIAGSKTAVYPSDSPGGWNIIGNCPLSLFDYDQLTSADITSQGLSLLNVGDSVQFKTITKKEFIELGGVLNG; this comes from the coding sequence ATGAAGATGAACAAGATTGAATTCAATATCGACCCTGTCGCAGAGTGCAGTGTTCTAGTTACATTAAAGCCGACTTACTCCTCAAACGTGACGCAAAGTGTAGAGCAAAGTTCAAGCGCAGATGATTCTCGATACATGGCCCACTTTTCTGAGGCCATTCGACAACATTTCGCGTCAGTATTAATGAACGTGACACCGGCTTATCACACAATATTGGTGGATTACCTGCCTTACCGAATATCTGAACAACAATTGGTCGAACAACTTAATACCCTACTCACTCAATCCTTGTCGACACTGGCAAACAACCATTCCCAATCAAACGTTGTTGAACTGCCCGCCTATTATTCTAAAGAAACCGCACTCGATTTAGAACGATACCAAGACAAAGGGTTATCGTTAGATTCTGTCATTGCTCATCACACTTCTCAGACATATCACGTCAGTGCAATTGGCTTTATTCCTGGCTTTGCCTTTATGTCTGATGTGGTTGATGAGCTGGTATTGCCGCGCCATGCGACTCCGCGTTTAAGCGTGCCCAAAGGCAGTATTGCTATTGCGGGGTCAAAAACGGCTGTTTATCCATCTGACTCACCGGGTGGATGGAATATTATAGGTAACTGCCCTTTATCATTGTTCGACTATGACCAATTAACCAGTGCAGACATAACCTCGCAAGGTCTCTCATTGTTGAATGTTGGCGATAGCGTGCAGTTTAAAACCATCACTAAGAAAGAATTCATTGAACTAGGAGGTGTACTTAATGGTTAA
- a CDS encoding biotin-dependent carboxyltransferase family protein has translation MVKPTLTVLKPGPMSLIQDFGRFGVAHLGLTQGGPVDDYSYSWANHLLQNPVNLAALEITLGQCAFKIDHDCEMSICGGDLQAALDGQKLDNWSTFQVRAGQVLSFGLPKNGLRAYLAIKGGFDVPVTLNSRSTVTREKIGGLTQNGEPCQQGQKIAFSTHPLTQPFKPLSVTFRYKPNYNLPLNLRIIEGYQCNLFSESAKETLYSSSYRVDQNSNRMGYRLSGEPVTSPDVSLLSEGIALGAIQIPQDGQPIVLLNDRQTIGGYPKIGCIARIDLPRLAQAKPGHEISFSKGDRLGLQDVWCQWAQFFGY, from the coding sequence ATGGTTAAACCAACACTGACAGTACTTAAGCCGGGGCCAATGAGTTTGATTCAAGACTTCGGGCGGTTTGGTGTCGCACACCTCGGTTTAACACAAGGTGGCCCAGTGGATGATTACTCTTACAGTTGGGCTAATCACCTATTACAAAATCCAGTAAACCTAGCCGCGTTAGAAATTACACTAGGACAATGTGCTTTCAAGATCGATCATGATTGCGAAATGTCGATATGTGGTGGCGATTTACAGGCGGCTTTGGATGGTCAAAAGCTTGATAACTGGAGTACTTTCCAAGTTCGAGCTGGGCAGGTTTTATCTTTTGGATTGCCGAAGAATGGCCTTCGAGCCTATTTAGCGATTAAGGGAGGGTTTGATGTTCCCGTGACTTTGAATAGTCGATCTACGGTTACACGGGAAAAGATTGGCGGTCTTACCCAAAATGGCGAACCTTGCCAACAAGGTCAGAAGATAGCTTTCTCGACGCATCCTCTCACCCAACCTTTCAAGCCATTGAGCGTCACGTTCAGATACAAACCCAACTATAACCTGCCTTTGAATTTACGCATTATCGAAGGTTATCAATGCAATCTGTTTTCTGAATCTGCGAAGGAAACGCTCTATAGCTCCAGTTATCGTGTTGACCAGAATTCGAACCGTATGGGTTATCGACTCAGTGGCGAGCCGGTCACTTCTCCTGATGTATCCTTGTTATCAGAGGGAATAGCTCTTGGGGCGATTCAAATCCCACAAGACGGGCAACCTATCGTGTTATTGAACGACCGACAAACCATTGGTGGCTATCCGAAAATTGGTTGTATCGCTCGAATTGACTTACCGAGGTTAGCTCAAGCAAAACCGGGCCATGAAATATCGTTTAGTAAAGGCGATCGTTTGGGCTTACAAGATGTGTGGTGTCAGTGGGCACAGTTTTTCGGTTATTGA
- a CDS encoding FAD-dependent oxidoreductase — translation MNHNKTDTNQPSIAIVGGGIAGTTSAIHFSELGFKVIIMEKGPSLVNGPPICHLHAGGNLYRDISVEQCLQLLTQSIDTVRLFPHTINIRPTIIAVPHSDGGEPMDLLPRLKLIKQAYADLVKQDKSNQVLGDPEEYYKLYSKEDLLALSTKTQPLKPTSLDEWCIPFAKHTDLDTLKYPVAMVQEYGWSVFRLSATAQLSLDKQSNCTVLTNSRLQSVESTGEGWSLTYTDRENQSCNLTADYLINASGFETGIVDDFVGSKQQRLVEFKAAYVTEWPYSQECKEEWPEVIFHGPRGTPQGMAQLTPYADGVFQLHGMTEGITLFEGGLVSSSTDSSQPQLPSKLLKKIVSGWSEEQLELRTRAAITHMSQFIPSFASAEVGGKPLFGAQQIPGTDPSLRASDVSFCGERYARLEVVKASSTLEAAQKVAEQWFDIAESVSIEDTHSVTMSLSMNDIENRAIGLTKERGYPDALAKVSGQDHG, via the coding sequence ATGAACCACAACAAAACGGATACAAATCAACCTTCTATTGCCATTGTTGGCGGCGGTATTGCCGGAACCACGAGCGCTATTCATTTTAGTGAGCTGGGTTTTAAGGTCATTATCATGGAAAAAGGGCCAAGTTTGGTTAATGGACCACCTATTTGCCACTTGCACGCTGGCGGCAATTTGTATCGAGATATTTCTGTAGAGCAGTGTCTCCAGTTGCTCACGCAGTCGATTGATACTGTCCGGCTATTCCCTCACACGATCAATATTCGACCGACAATCATCGCTGTACCACATAGTGATGGCGGTGAACCGATGGATTTACTTCCTCGCCTTAAACTCATCAAACAAGCTTATGCGGATCTTGTTAAACAAGATAAAAGCAATCAAGTGCTTGGCGATCCGGAAGAGTATTACAAACTCTACAGTAAAGAGGATTTGTTAGCGCTTTCTACAAAGACGCAGCCTCTGAAACCTACATCGCTCGATGAATGGTGTATTCCTTTTGCTAAACACACTGATTTAGACACGCTTAAGTACCCAGTCGCGATGGTTCAAGAGTATGGGTGGAGTGTATTCCGACTGTCCGCGACAGCTCAGTTGTCCCTTGATAAACAATCGAATTGTACTGTGTTGACCAACAGCCGTTTACAATCTGTTGAATCGACGGGAGAAGGCTGGTCTTTAACTTACACAGATCGTGAAAATCAAAGTTGTAACCTGACGGCAGATTACTTGATTAATGCGAGTGGTTTCGAGACCGGCATCGTTGACGACTTTGTTGGATCTAAGCAACAAAGACTGGTTGAATTTAAAGCCGCCTACGTCACTGAGTGGCCATATTCTCAAGAATGTAAGGAAGAATGGCCAGAGGTTATCTTTCATGGCCCAAGAGGCACTCCACAAGGTATGGCGCAATTAACGCCGTATGCTGATGGTGTGTTCCAGCTTCATGGCATGACAGAAGGAATTACTCTGTTTGAGGGTGGGTTGGTTTCATCTTCAACGGATTCATCACAACCTCAGTTACCCTCTAAGCTACTTAAGAAAATCGTATCCGGTTGGAGCGAAGAGCAACTTGAGTTAAGAACGCGAGCGGCGATTACTCATATGTCTCAGTTCATTCCAAGCTTTGCTTCTGCAGAAGTTGGCGGCAAGCCGCTTTTCGGTGCGCAGCAAATTCCGGGGACGGACCCAAGCTTGAGAGCTTCAGACGTGTCTTTCTGCGGTGAGCGCTATGCTCGACTTGAAGTCGTAAAAGCGTCTTCCACGTTAGAAGCAGCGCAAAAGGTTGCTGAGCAATGGTTTGATATAGCTGAATCGGTATCGATTGAAGATACGCACTCAGTGACAATGTCACTTAGCATGAATGATATTGAAAACAGAGCGATAGGATTAACCAAAGAGCGCGGTTACCCAGATGCGCTTGCGAAGGTATCAGGTCAAGATCACGGCTAA